The following are from one region of the Nicotiana tabacum cultivar K326 chromosome 3, ASM71507v2, whole genome shotgun sequence genome:
- the LOC107782940 gene encoding small ribosomal subunit protein mL103 (rPPR7)-like isoform X2, whose product MSSSAALRHARHLSTAAALSASSATISISKAKSKLKAEHDPDKALEIYSSVSDRYISPLSSRYAQEYTVKRLAKSHRFSDIESFLDSHKNSSQITQEPFLSSIIRSYGVAGMFDHALNIYHEMDDLGTPRSTISFNVLLSACVHSKQYDRVPHLFDEIPVKYGFLPDKVSYGILIRSYCENGSPEMAMERLKEMEEKDVEITTVTFTTILHSFYKKGKIDEAKRVWNEMVIRGHGPDVGAYNVKIMNIQGGDPEGVKALIEEMSDAGLKPDTISYNYLMTCYCKNGLMDEAQKVYEDLGSKGCNPNAATFRTLIFYLCKKGRFETGYKVFKESVRVHKIPDFSTLKYLVEGLVQRSKLKDAKGMGRTVKKKFPPNLVKAWTKLEEELGLAKLEAGDKKVNHTC is encoded by the coding sequence ATGTCTTCTTCCGCCGCCTTGCGCCACGCGCGCCACCTCTCAACCGCGGCTGCTTTGTCAGCTTCCAGCGCCACCATCTCTATCtccaaagcaaaatcaaagctCAAAGCCGAGCACGACCCAGACAAAGCCCTAGAGATTTACTCCTCCGTTTCCGACCGTTACATTTCCCCTTTGTCCTCCCGCTATGCTCAGGAATACACAGTCAAGCGCCTCGCTAAATCCCATCGTTTTTCCGACATTGAAAGTTTCCTCGACTCTCACAAGAATAGCTCACAAATTACTCAAGAGCCTTTTCTTTCATCCATAATTCGTTCTTATGGAGTCGCCGGAATGTTCGATCACGCGCTCAATATTTATCATGAGATGGATGATTTAGGCACCCCCAGATCAACAATTTCTTTCAATGTGCTTTTATCAGCTTGCGTGCACTCGAAACAATATGATCGTGTCCCCCACCTGTTTGATGAAATTCCTGTGAAGTATGGATTTTTACCTGATAAAGTCTCATATGGTATATTAATTAGGTCATATTGTGAAAATGGATCGCCAGAAATGGCAATGGAAAGGCTTAAGGAGATGGAAGAGAAAGACGTGGAGATTACTACTGTTACTTTCACTACTATACTGCACTCGTTTTATAAGAAGGGGAAGATCGATGAGGCCAAAAGAGTTTGGAATGAGATGGTGATCAGAGGGCATGGACCAGATGTTGGTGCATACAATGTAAAGATTATGAACATTCAGGGTGGTGATCCGGAGGGCGTGAAAGCCTTAATTGAGGAAATGAGTGATGCAGGGTTAAAACCCGACACGATTAGCTACAATTACTTGATGACTTGTTATTGTAAGAATGGCTTGATGGATGAGGCGCAGAAGGTTTATGAGGATTTGGGGTCAAAGGGGTGCAATCCAAACGCTGCAACGTTTAGGACTTTGATCTTTTACTTGTGTAAGAAGGGACGGTTTGAGACAGGGTATAAAGTTTTCAAGGAGAGTGTGAGAGTTCACAAGATTCCGGATTTCAGTACACTAAAGTATTTGGTGGAAGGATTGGTGCAGAGATCAAAGTTGAAAGATGCAAAAGGGATGGGCAGGACAGTGAAGAAGAAGTTCCCTCCTAACTTGGTAAAAGCTTGGACCAAGCTAGAGGAGGAGCTTGGTCTGGCTAAACTAGAAGCCGGTGATAAGAAGGTCAATCATACTTGTTAG
- the LOC107782940 gene encoding small ribosomal subunit protein mL103 (rPPR7)-like isoform X1, which produces MSSSAALRHARHLSTAAALSASSATISISKAKSKLKAEHDPDKALEIYSSVSDRYISPLSSRYAQEYTVKRLAKSHRFSDIESFLDSHKNSSQITQEPFLSSIIRSYGVAGMFDHALNIYHEMDDLGTPRSTISFNVLLSACVHSKQYDRVPHLFDEIPVKYGFLPDKVSYGILIRSYCENGSPEMAMERLKEMEEKDVEITTVTFTTILHSFYKKGKIDEAKRVWNEMVIRGHGPDVGAYNVKIMNIQGGDPEGVKALIEEMSDAGLKPDTISYNYLMTCYCKNGLMDEAQKVYEDLGSKGCNPNAATFRTLIFYLCKKGRFETGYKVFKESVRVHKIPDFSTLKYLVEGLVQRSKLKDAKGMGRTVKKKFPPNLVKAWTKLEEELGLAKLEAGDKKIKDARWRIPFI; this is translated from the exons ATGTCTTCTTCCGCCGCCTTGCGCCACGCGCGCCACCTCTCAACCGCGGCTGCTTTGTCAGCTTCCAGCGCCACCATCTCTATCtccaaagcaaaatcaaagctCAAAGCCGAGCACGACCCAGACAAAGCCCTAGAGATTTACTCCTCCGTTTCCGACCGTTACATTTCCCCTTTGTCCTCCCGCTATGCTCAGGAATACACAGTCAAGCGCCTCGCTAAATCCCATCGTTTTTCCGACATTGAAAGTTTCCTCGACTCTCACAAGAATAGCTCACAAATTACTCAAGAGCCTTTTCTTTCATCCATAATTCGTTCTTATGGAGTCGCCGGAATGTTCGATCACGCGCTCAATATTTATCATGAGATGGATGATTTAGGCACCCCCAGATCAACAATTTCTTTCAATGTGCTTTTATCAGCTTGCGTGCACTCGAAACAATATGATCGTGTCCCCCACCTGTTTGATGAAATTCCTGTGAAGTATGGATTTTTACCTGATAAAGTCTCATATGGTATATTAATTAGGTCATATTGTGAAAATGGATCGCCAGAAATGGCAATGGAAAGGCTTAAGGAGATGGAAGAGAAAGACGTGGAGATTACTACTGTTACTTTCACTACTATACTGCACTCGTTTTATAAGAAGGGGAAGATCGATGAGGCCAAAAGAGTTTGGAATGAGATGGTGATCAGAGGGCATGGACCAGATGTTGGTGCATACAATGTAAAGATTATGAACATTCAGGGTGGTGATCCGGAGGGCGTGAAAGCCTTAATTGAGGAAATGAGTGATGCAGGGTTAAAACCCGACACGATTAGCTACAATTACTTGATGACTTGTTATTGTAAGAATGGCTTGATGGATGAGGCGCAGAAGGTTTATGAGGATTTGGGGTCAAAGGGGTGCAATCCAAACGCTGCAACGTTTAGGACTTTGATCTTTTACTTGTGTAAGAAGGGACGGTTTGAGACAGGGTATAAAGTTTTCAAGGAGAGTGTGAGAGTTCACAAGATTCCGGATTTCAGTACACTAAAGTATTTGGTGGAAGGATTGGTGCAGAGATCAAAGTTGAAAGATGCAAAAGGGATGGGCAGGACAGTGAAGAAGAAGTTCCCTCCTAACTTGGTAAAAGCTTGGACCAAGCTAGAGGAGGAGCTTGGTCTGGCTAAACTAGAAGCCGGTGATAAGAAG ATAAAGGATGCCCGATGGCGAATTCCTTTCATATAA
- the LOC107782942 gene encoding uncharacterized protein LOC107782942, whose translation MAEEICFFTKDSIIIKPPKKSPALLRMVVVVFTLIFGIYICSICLKQTSTEKTSKYLNIEVIQRPCHNYDIDRSQMPYVHYPKPKTFRRAECACNPVRLFAILSMQRSGSGWFETLLNSHMNVSSNGEIFSVKDRRENASSILRTLETVYNLDFLTSASKNHCSAAVGFKWMLNQGLIQHHKEIVEYFNEKGVSAIFLFRRNLLRRMVSVLSNSYDRYAKLLNGTHKSHVHSPDEAGTLAKYKPEINTTLLITDLKKMEVAAGEALEYFNSTRHMILYYEDIVRNRAKLVDVLKFLRLPEMELSSRQVKIHNGPLREHIKNWDDVNKTLSGTAYERFVQADY comes from the exons ATGGCTGAGGAAATTTGTTTCTTTACAAAG GATAGTATCATCATAAAACCTCCCAAGAAATCTCCAGCATTGCTAAGGATGGTTGTAGTAGTGTTCACACTGATTTTTGGTATTTATATATGTTCAATTTGTCTGAAACAAACTAGCACCGAGAAAACAAGTAAATACTTGAACATTGAAGTCATACAAAGGCCTTGCCATAACTATGACATTGATCGATCCCAAATGCCATACGTGCATTATCCCAAGCCGAAAACCTTTAGACG GGCTGAATGTGCCTGTAATCCTGTACGACTCTTTGCCATTCTCTCAATGCAGAGGTCTGGGAGTGGATGGTTCGAGACACTATTGAATAGTCATATGAATGTAAGCTCCAATGGTGAAATATTCTCTGTCAAAGATAGGAGAGAAAATGCTTCTTCAATCCTGAGGACATTGGAGACAGTTTACAATTTGGACTTCTTGACAAGTGCTTCCAAAAATCACTGCTCAGCTGCAGTTGGCTTCAAGTGGATGCTTAATCAG GGGCTGATACAACATCATAAGGAAATTGTTGAATATTTCAATGAAAAAGGTGTTTCTGCTATATTTCTCTTTAGAAGGAATCTACTGCGGCGTATGGTTTCAGTGCTTTCGAACTCCTATGATCGATATGCCAAACTCTTGAATGGAACACACAAGTCTCATGTGCACTCACCTGACGAG GCTGGTACTCTTGCAAAGTATAAACCAGAAATCAACACAACATTGCTGATCACGGATTTAAAGAAAATGGAGGTAGCAGCCGGTGAGGCACTGGAATACTTCAACAGCACTCGGCATATGATTCTGTATTATGAAGATATTGTCAGAAATCGAGCT AAATTGGTAGACGTTCTCAAGTTTCTAAGATTGCCTGAGATGGAATTAAGTAGCCGTCAAGTTAAGATACATAACGGGCCACTGAGGGAACATATCAAGAATTGGGATGATGTGAACAAGACCTTGAGTGGAACAGCCTACGAGAGATTCGTCCAAGCTGACTATTAA